The sequence below is a genomic window from Oreochromis aureus strain Israel breed Guangdong linkage group 12, ZZ_aureus, whole genome shotgun sequence.
CTTGCTATCCTCACTGCAGCCCGATGGATTTTTGACAGAAGCATTTTGGGACATTTCTGAGCTTGATGCAGCTTTATCTTCACCTCCTGCTGGACCTTCCTCTGATGAAACAGAGTAAGGGGAGGGGCTgcgggaagaggaggaggataaAGGGAGTGGGGAGCCATCAGAGGAGTTGCAGTTTCTGCTGGAAGAAGCCCTGGCTGGAGACTGGGAGCAGTGGATGACGGAGGGCCTTTCTTTATCCTCGCTCTGAGAACTGGGCGGCAAATTGAGGCTAGCCTGAGCCATtcgcttttttttctccagaggAGAGATGACCTCTCCGGCTGCAGTCGGTAATTGAGCAATCCACGGGTTGGATGTGGGGAGAAGGTAAACAGAAGGGCAGACATTACTGGCTGCTCTGTTTGGCTCAGTGTGGTGTCTGTCAGCCCAGAGAGCAGAGTGAGGATGAATTACTGCTTCGCTTTGACAGGAAGATTCTGGACTTCTCTGGGTGAGTAACTGAAAGGCATAGAGGAGGAGGGATTTTAGAACACAATATATCAAACACTTCTCTATTAGGTGTTTTGTCAGAGTTATAATTTGTTACCTCTGAATCAATGTCTCTATCTGAATGAGTTCTTTTCCTCTTCCCTTCTGCCTTAGTCATCTTGCCATCCAAATTTCTCTTGTATGGCTTTCGTGGTTTGCTTGGAGGCAGGGGTTTGTCTTCCTCTCCTTTTATATGCCTCTCAAAGGGAAGCACCAGCCTGTCACATAAGCAGCACAGTTTAAATTGAGTCTCAGCTGATCTTATAGTGTTTGAACCAAAAAAGGTTCTTGAGAAACAGAGTCATCCTCACCTCTCATAATGTCTGCGAGTGCAAGTAGCTGCACTGGTGCTACCGGGGCTTCCTCCCAGCTCATCGTAGACTTTCTTCCAAAGGCGTCGTGCTGTCACCTGTTGACAAAAATGAACGTGTATAAGAGTTAAAAATCATTACACTATTTAAACTGTTCCCACTAGGATGGCAGTATCTGGTATCCTATTTTTATGCTGTTTCTATCATGAAACCATagcctgtatataaaagatggatgtaaccACCTACTGGTCCATTCAAACCATAAATCCtcaattttgtatttatttatttttggagaCAGAATTAAAATCACAATTGGGCAAGAGGATGGACAGTTAACAACATGCTTGAGTGCCATCTGTGCAGGTATGCGTGCACTGCCACTTGTTAGTGCACGGGCAATTCATTTTCCCAAGGGGGTACATTAGAAACTGAGAAACAAGGAATTCACCAATAAGGTGGAGTCAGTTCTGCTCGATATTAATTCTTTGAAAGGGCGGGCTAAAAATAGGACTCGGGTGAAGGTGTGGCCCTCCACAGAAGTCCCAGTTTATCATGGAGCCCCTTGGAAAAGTTAATTGTCCACCCCTGTATTAGTTCTGTGTAACATACCAAGGCAGCAACAGCGTGATTAAAAGGTCCAAGTCAGAGACTTGACCCAGAGTAACACCTAGCAGACAGCGCTTGTGTgaattaatttattcatttttgtacCTCAGGTGCTTGGACCCTAATATATTTACTTATAGAtctatttgtaaaaatgtttttgaggAAGGGCAGTGGTTGCTTACCCTTTAAATGCCATGTCTGCTGGTTTTCGGTATTGAAATTACACTTTCAATTTTAAACCTGTGCTAACGTAGGTGGCTCATATTGGTGTATTTACAACCTGGGACAAAGCAACAGTGGTCAACACGAGCCTCGATCTAGTTCCATTTCATTATGAGTTTCACTCTCACAACTTATGCCACAGTGTCAAcatcaaagaaaacagagcatgGGGAGCGATATGTTGACAGCGTCGCTGTCTGCATTTCTAGCACCTAAACCTACAGCTCATTTCCACTTAAAAGCCCGCCAGCAGTGAAGCCTTTTTTGCATCTGCTACAGAAGCTAAATAAAGTACTTACTGAATCATAGCCTCCAAGTTTATCAACAGCTTTGTAGATCTTCCAGAGATTAACTGAGAGTGGgggggagacacacacacacacatgaataaTCTACTTCTTTTTCTAATAACATTAAACACATAACAATGTGTTTATATAAAAGCAATAATAGTGTAAACTCACTTTGTTTAAAGCCCAGGTGGGGAATCCTTTCTATGGGTGTACCTTTCTCCTTCATAAAAGAGTGCAAACTTGAGACAAATGCCTTCTcctccatctgcaccacactgGCCCTTCCTTCATCTTCACATTCAGTTGTAGAGTCGTGAATCTCAATAACAGCAGGAGAAGCCTACAGTAAGAGGAAACAGATGCATGAAAGGACTACATTAGTATGCTTTGTAAATGTGTCACAGTCCACTGTTTTATAGCTGAAGGTACTGTAAGAGAAATGGGAAAAACGACATGCAGAGTTGTCTCATGAGACACAAATGTTGAAATGAAACGTCAAAATCAGAGAGTAGGGTTTTACCGCTACTTTCAATAGATAACCGCTACACATCCTGTCTGGAGAGAACGCAGCAGACTTGTGGGGTTTTTGGTCTGGAGCTGTCAGTCACTGGTACAAATGTCACTCAGTAAAATGAGCTTGAGCCGAGAAGAGAATTGTCGTTGCAAGCGCCTTATGTGAGAGTCAGTAGGTGAATAATGATGCTGTTTTGCAAGAGCTCCAAAAATCGCATACGCTTCTGCAAAAGCAGTGTCAGTGACACTAACGAGGAATTTAAGATACCAAGAAATTTGGCGTCAAGTTCACATTACTCAGAAGTCCAGCAGAGGAAATTCACAATGTCACTATTTGTGGTTTGcaagaaaagagaaatgaaacagaaaaggcATGCAGAATTAAAATCGTCGCTTCGAAAGATTTCAAAAAGCTGAGAGTCAAGAAGAGAAACTGTTGCTTAATTTTAGCTCAAATGATATTGCTATtgttgaagtaaaaaaaaaaaagaaagaagaagaacaacaaaaaaaaggggcAGCTAAAAACGAACCCTTGGGTGTGATAGTCTTCCGTTGTTCGCAGCCACCGTGTCGCTCACGCTGTGTAAACACTGGTTCATACATCACAAGTGCTGATATAGTCACTTCTCGTAGTGAAAACAAAGAGTTTGGAATTTACAGCAGCTATTTAAATGTGAGATCTCACATCACAGCTGCATTTGATCAATTTCGGTAGATTGGATGTCAAGGGATACCGCAGTGGACGCTGTCAATATTTTACTTTGAATCACCACATATAGAAGCTGCTATATCTGTGGCACTCATTGTACAACAAAACAGCTAGAGGCGGTTTCATATTGAATCAAGTTCCTCTATGTGGTTCCTGGTTCCGAGAAGTAAACCCCTAGAGTGAGTAATAGTGAAGGTGCAGGCCTCTAACCAAGATAGCCCAACTGAGTCACAGTTCAGTGGCTTTACACTCCTGTTCCCAGCCAGCAGCAAACAGCTCTGACTTTCCACTGTTTTCTAAAGGTTTTCTCATAGGCAATATTTTCTGCACTGCCTAGAGGAGCACCCCGGGCGACCTGCTTTTCTCGCCACGTTTGTCCAAATCAGGGGATTTTGATTGAATATGCGGCAGAATGTACGCGCACAAtgatatttatctaaaaatgtgAGAAAGTGGTGATTGGAATCTTGCACAGAATTCAGCTCGTCTGTTTTCAGTCATTGTATTTTAGATCTGATTCACAAAACTTTCAGGTTTACGCATCAATGATCGCCTACAGGAAATGTCTTCACTGTAAGCCACATAATGAAGCCCCTGCGCTGAAGATCGCACTCAAGACCAGAGAACAAATATCATCGTGAAACTTTCGGTTGATTTTCACATatgaattttcttttctttctcttttttctttttcttttttttttttttttttttttttttggaaaactgtGTGGGTGATGTTGATGTCAATGTGTTGATACACAATTCTCACAATGATTGTCAGCGGCGTTCTGGATCGATGCTATCGTCAGGCCAGAAGTCACCACAGAAACCACCATGCTTTCAACTAACATCAGCTTTGGAAATTTCATGAGctaatttgtgtttctcatattgttcctctCATTTCACTTACCAGAACAGCGGCTGTGAGTGGCAGTGCTCCCGCAGTTTCTTTATGTGCAATGAAATATTGTGGCgtgtgaggtgtgtgtgtgtgtgcgcctttTCGAGGCCTCTcagaaaacaaagcagaatCACTTATTCCTCCTTACTCATTTCATAATCGACCATAGAGATGAAACGACTGTACGCACATAATCAGCACTTCAAAAAATCGCCACTCAAATCCACTGAAAAGgggaaatgaaaacacaacacaTAACTCATTCTGAGTAGTCATGTCTGTAGTCACTGATTAACTGTAACTGATGGAAATTGCCCAGACGGCTGCCAGAAGACcaactgtcatttttttttttttttgtcattttatcagCAGTGACAGAGTTTAGTACCTGCTTTGCGGTCCCCTTCTCTTCGTCACTGGTTGCTGTTTGTTGTGACGTTTCATTTTGGTCCTCTTGAGcttcaaagagagagagacggtAAACTCAACAAAAATCGAGTCATTTGGGTATGTGAATTTACCCGAGCCaccttgaattttttttttttctaacccaAGACAGATCTTGGGTAGCAGTGCGCAATCTGATCAAAATTTAAAGGCATCCCTCATAAGTAATATCAAAGGTGATTTTCATCGGTGTTCTTGTAATTTGGTCAACAGTTATAATGTTTGATAagtgcagggaaaaaaaagaaaaacagtaatcTGTAGAACATATTGTCAACTGGGTGTGATATAAAACCACAGGTTGCAAAACCACTTCCTGCTCATGAACACAACCACTTGTACGCTGCACTGTATGATATTGTGACACAAGAACTACAGTATTTTGGCAAGATAATCTCAAGCAAGATGAGAATCCACTG
It includes:
- the arid5a gene encoding AT-rich interactive domain-containing protein 5A, whose product is MAQEDQNETSQQTATSDEEKGTAKQASPAVIEIHDSTTECEDEGRASVVQMEEKAFVSSLHSFMKEKGTPIERIPHLGFKQINLWKIYKAVDKLGGYDSVTARRLWKKVYDELGGSPGSTSAATCTRRHYERLVLPFERHIKGEEDKPLPPSKPRKPYKRNLDGKMTKAEGKRKRTHSDRDIDSELLTQRSPESSCQSEAVIHPHSALWADRHHTEPNRAASNVCPSVYLLPTSNPWIAQLPTAAGEVISPLEKKKRMAQASLNLPPSSQSEDKERPSVIHCSQSPARASSSRNCNSSDGSPLPLSSSSSRSPSPYSVSSEEGPAGGEDKAASSSEMSQNASVKNPSGCSEDSKTVSKTHKEPKGQNKDVSQIGSDSIKNQVNWKSNKGASKHYPLPFQLPTSYSVKSVWAPTSTSSFTKVIPKPGNVLRPTPVRPSYKNHTGRLLQQDDSLTCAKRMSMWSCQTEKREKSRTMQQKVPPAQQSLSYSAATLPLPCVLSGYEKTARDSRHQPPLHPSFIPNRMRLPPSQLMYRNVPMGPPPSALIGSALYSYPYPIPLLNPQTAYAIPAINPIYPQKL